From the genome of Maniola jurtina chromosome 10, ilManJurt1.1, whole genome shotgun sequence, one region includes:
- the LOC123868758 gene encoding lipid storage droplets surface-binding protein 1 isoform X4, producing MTKVQKPGLPRLEALERVANIPIVESGIEVTEKIYTKIRESNPIIRWYLSLGERSLATGVQLALPAVQMLETPIHQLDKFLCMSLDVVERRVPSIHLPPQDMYSETRQFVLRRADSVKQLGTAVLDSRVTAVTASALDRALSTADKYVDKYLPPDYQDAADVTGADVVDSKDESGRARAAQAVEHGVRLRKKLQRRLTRQALAEAKAIKEQIHVLVYVAELVATDPVLAWAKAKELYASLSRPEPENQARPATLEELLVLLSRESARKIVHLINYTHTDLPNNIRQGLSMVTRHLSTAADALLKTLPVETAITEVRGLRKRLQELLKQLQDTSKTYMEHLAMLVAGNEEREKIAPRSVYEQRDDLATFNGVN from the exons A TGACAAAAGTCCAGAAGCCAGGTCTGCCGCGGCTGGAGGCGTTGGAGCGGGTCGCCAACATACCAATAGTGGAGTCTGGCATTGAAGTCACTGAGAAGATTTACACTAAAATTAGG GAATCAAACCCGATCATACGATGGTACTTATCCCTGGGAGAGAGATCGCTCGCCACGGGAGTGCAGCTGGCTCTGCCCGCGGTGCAGATGCTGGAGACGCCCATCCACCAGCTCGACAAGTTCCTGTGCATGTCGCTAGATGTCGTCGAGAGAAGGGTGCCTTCGATTCACTTGCCACCGCAAGAT ATGTACTCGGAGACGCGTCAGTTCGTACTGCGCCGCGCGGACTCCGTCAAGCAACTGGGGACTGCGGTGCTGGACTCCAGGGTCACCGCGGTGACCGCCAGCGCGCTGGACAGGGCGCTGTCCACGGCTGACAAGTACGTCGACAAGTACCTGCCGCCTGATTACCAAGATGCTGCGGACG TGACGGGCGCGGACGTGGTGGACAGCAAGGACGAGTCGGGGCGCGCGCGCGCGGCGCAGGCGGTGGAGCACGGCGTGCGCCTGCGCAAGAAGCTGCAGCGGCGGCTGACGCGCCAGGCGCTGGCCGAAGCCAAGGCCATCAAGGAGCAGATACACGTGCTGGTCTATGTTGCGGAGTTG GTGGCAACAGACCCAGTCCTCGCGTGGGCTAAAGCAAAGGAGCTGTACGCGTCCCTGAGCCGGCCCGAGCCGGAGAACCAAGCGCGCCCGGCAACTCTGGAGGAACTGCTGGTGCTGCTGTCCAGAGAGAGCGCCAGGAAGATCGTACACCTGATTAACTACACACATACGGACCTGCCTAA CAATATCCGCCAAGGGTTATCCATGGTAACGAGACACCTGTCCACAGCTGCGGATGCTCTACTCAAG ACTTTGCCCGTGGAGACCGCGATCACGGAAGTGCGTGGGCTGCGCAAAAGGCTTCAGGAATTGCTGAAACAGCTGCAAGACACCTCCAAGACCTATATG GAGCACCTCGCTATGCTGGTGGCCGGCAATGAAGAGAGAGAGAAGATAGCGCCGCGCTCTGTGTACGAGCAGAGGGACGACCTGGCGACCTTCAATGGCGTCAACTAG
- the LOC123868758 gene encoding lipid storage droplets surface-binding protein 1 isoform X2, translating to MTKVQKPGLPRLEALERVANIPIVESGIEVTEKIYTKIRESNPIIRWYLSLGERSLATGVQLALPAVQMLETPIHQLDKFLCMSLDVVERRVPSIHLPPQDSAHRQMYSETRQFVLRRADSVKQLGTAVLDSRVTAVTASALDRALSTADKYVDKYLPPDYQDAADVTGADVVDSKDESGRARAAQAVEHGVRLRKKLQRRLTRQALAEAKAIKEQIHVLVYVAELVATDPVLAWAKAKELYASLSRPEPENQARPATLEELLVLLSRESARKIVHLINYTHTDLPNNIRQGLSMVTRHLSTAADALLKTLPVETAITEVRGLRKRLQELLKQLQDTSKTYMEHLAMLVAGNEEREKIAPRSVYEQRDDLATFNGVN from the exons A TGACAAAAGTCCAGAAGCCAGGTCTGCCGCGGCTGGAGGCGTTGGAGCGGGTCGCCAACATACCAATAGTGGAGTCTGGCATTGAAGTCACTGAGAAGATTTACACTAAAATTAGG GAATCAAACCCGATCATACGATGGTACTTATCCCTGGGAGAGAGATCGCTCGCCACGGGAGTGCAGCTGGCTCTGCCCGCGGTGCAGATGCTGGAGACGCCCATCCACCAGCTCGACAAGTTCCTGTGCATGTCGCTAGATGTCGTCGAGAGAAGGGTGCCTTCGATTCACTTGCCACCGCAAGAT TCTGCCCATCGTCAGATGTACTCGGAGACGCGTCAGTTCGTACTGCGCCGCGCGGACTCCGTCAAGCAACTGGGGACTGCGGTGCTGGACTCCAGGGTCACCGCGGTGACCGCCAGCGCGCTGGACAGGGCGCTGTCCACGGCTGACAAGTACGTCGACAAGTACCTGCCGCCTGATTACCAAGATGCTGCGGACG TGACGGGCGCGGACGTGGTGGACAGCAAGGACGAGTCGGGGCGCGCGCGCGCGGCGCAGGCGGTGGAGCACGGCGTGCGCCTGCGCAAGAAGCTGCAGCGGCGGCTGACGCGCCAGGCGCTGGCCGAAGCCAAGGCCATCAAGGAGCAGATACACGTGCTGGTCTATGTTGCGGAGTTG GTGGCAACAGACCCAGTCCTCGCGTGGGCTAAAGCAAAGGAGCTGTACGCGTCCCTGAGCCGGCCCGAGCCGGAGAACCAAGCGCGCCCGGCAACTCTGGAGGAACTGCTGGTGCTGCTGTCCAGAGAGAGCGCCAGGAAGATCGTACACCTGATTAACTACACACATACGGACCTGCCTAA CAATATCCGCCAAGGGTTATCCATGGTAACGAGACACCTGTCCACAGCTGCGGATGCTCTACTCAAG ACTTTGCCCGTGGAGACCGCGATCACGGAAGTGCGTGGGCTGCGCAAAAGGCTTCAGGAATTGCTGAAACAGCTGCAAGACACCTCCAAGACCTATATG GAGCACCTCGCTATGCTGGTGGCCGGCAATGAAGAGAGAGAGAAGATAGCGCCGCGCTCTGTGTACGAGCAGAGGGACGACCTGGCGACCTTCAATGGCGTCAACTAG
- the LOC123868758 gene encoding lipid storage droplets surface-binding protein 1 isoform X1, which translates to MTKVQKPGLPRLEALERVANIPIVESGIEVTEKIYTKIRESNPIIRWYLSLGERSLATGVQLALPAVQMLETPIHQLDKFLCMSLDVVERRVPSIHLPPQDSAHRQMYSETRQFVLRRADSVKQLGTAVLDSRVTAVTASALDRALSTADKYVDKYLPPDYQDAADVVIIVTGADVVDSKDESGRARAAQAVEHGVRLRKKLQRRLTRQALAEAKAIKEQIHVLVYVAELVATDPVLAWAKAKELYASLSRPEPENQARPATLEELLVLLSRESARKIVHLINYTHTDLPNNIRQGLSMVTRHLSTAADALLKTLPVETAITEVRGLRKRLQELLKQLQDTSKTYMEHLAMLVAGNEEREKIAPRSVYEQRDDLATFNGVN; encoded by the exons A TGACAAAAGTCCAGAAGCCAGGTCTGCCGCGGCTGGAGGCGTTGGAGCGGGTCGCCAACATACCAATAGTGGAGTCTGGCATTGAAGTCACTGAGAAGATTTACACTAAAATTAGG GAATCAAACCCGATCATACGATGGTACTTATCCCTGGGAGAGAGATCGCTCGCCACGGGAGTGCAGCTGGCTCTGCCCGCGGTGCAGATGCTGGAGACGCCCATCCACCAGCTCGACAAGTTCCTGTGCATGTCGCTAGATGTCGTCGAGAGAAGGGTGCCTTCGATTCACTTGCCACCGCAAGAT TCTGCCCATCGTCAGATGTACTCGGAGACGCGTCAGTTCGTACTGCGCCGCGCGGACTCCGTCAAGCAACTGGGGACTGCGGTGCTGGACTCCAGGGTCACCGCGGTGACCGCCAGCGCGCTGGACAGGGCGCTGTCCACGGCTGACAAGTACGTCGACAAGTACCTGCCGCCTGATTACCAAGATGCTGCGGACG TGGTGATCATAGTGACGGGCGCGGACGTGGTGGACAGCAAGGACGAGTCGGGGCGCGCGCGCGCGGCGCAGGCGGTGGAGCACGGCGTGCGCCTGCGCAAGAAGCTGCAGCGGCGGCTGACGCGCCAGGCGCTGGCCGAAGCCAAGGCCATCAAGGAGCAGATACACGTGCTGGTCTATGTTGCGGAGTTG GTGGCAACAGACCCAGTCCTCGCGTGGGCTAAAGCAAAGGAGCTGTACGCGTCCCTGAGCCGGCCCGAGCCGGAGAACCAAGCGCGCCCGGCAACTCTGGAGGAACTGCTGGTGCTGCTGTCCAGAGAGAGCGCCAGGAAGATCGTACACCTGATTAACTACACACATACGGACCTGCCTAA CAATATCCGCCAAGGGTTATCCATGGTAACGAGACACCTGTCCACAGCTGCGGATGCTCTACTCAAG ACTTTGCCCGTGGAGACCGCGATCACGGAAGTGCGTGGGCTGCGCAAAAGGCTTCAGGAATTGCTGAAACAGCTGCAAGACACCTCCAAGACCTATATG GAGCACCTCGCTATGCTGGTGGCCGGCAATGAAGAGAGAGAGAAGATAGCGCCGCGCTCTGTGTACGAGCAGAGGGACGACCTGGCGACCTTCAATGGCGTCAACTAG
- the LOC123868758 gene encoding lipid storage droplets surface-binding protein 1 isoform X3 — protein sequence MTKVQKPGLPRLEALERVANIPIVESGIEVTEKIYTKIRESNPIIRWYLSLGERSLATGVQLALPAVQMLETPIHQLDKFLCMSLDVVERRVPSIHLPPQDMYSETRQFVLRRADSVKQLGTAVLDSRVTAVTASALDRALSTADKYVDKYLPPDYQDAADVVIIVTGADVVDSKDESGRARAAQAVEHGVRLRKKLQRRLTRQALAEAKAIKEQIHVLVYVAELVATDPVLAWAKAKELYASLSRPEPENQARPATLEELLVLLSRESARKIVHLINYTHTDLPNNIRQGLSMVTRHLSTAADALLKTLPVETAITEVRGLRKRLQELLKQLQDTSKTYMEHLAMLVAGNEEREKIAPRSVYEQRDDLATFNGVN from the exons A TGACAAAAGTCCAGAAGCCAGGTCTGCCGCGGCTGGAGGCGTTGGAGCGGGTCGCCAACATACCAATAGTGGAGTCTGGCATTGAAGTCACTGAGAAGATTTACACTAAAATTAGG GAATCAAACCCGATCATACGATGGTACTTATCCCTGGGAGAGAGATCGCTCGCCACGGGAGTGCAGCTGGCTCTGCCCGCGGTGCAGATGCTGGAGACGCCCATCCACCAGCTCGACAAGTTCCTGTGCATGTCGCTAGATGTCGTCGAGAGAAGGGTGCCTTCGATTCACTTGCCACCGCAAGAT ATGTACTCGGAGACGCGTCAGTTCGTACTGCGCCGCGCGGACTCCGTCAAGCAACTGGGGACTGCGGTGCTGGACTCCAGGGTCACCGCGGTGACCGCCAGCGCGCTGGACAGGGCGCTGTCCACGGCTGACAAGTACGTCGACAAGTACCTGCCGCCTGATTACCAAGATGCTGCGGACG TGGTGATCATAGTGACGGGCGCGGACGTGGTGGACAGCAAGGACGAGTCGGGGCGCGCGCGCGCGGCGCAGGCGGTGGAGCACGGCGTGCGCCTGCGCAAGAAGCTGCAGCGGCGGCTGACGCGCCAGGCGCTGGCCGAAGCCAAGGCCATCAAGGAGCAGATACACGTGCTGGTCTATGTTGCGGAGTTG GTGGCAACAGACCCAGTCCTCGCGTGGGCTAAAGCAAAGGAGCTGTACGCGTCCCTGAGCCGGCCCGAGCCGGAGAACCAAGCGCGCCCGGCAACTCTGGAGGAACTGCTGGTGCTGCTGTCCAGAGAGAGCGCCAGGAAGATCGTACACCTGATTAACTACACACATACGGACCTGCCTAA CAATATCCGCCAAGGGTTATCCATGGTAACGAGACACCTGTCCACAGCTGCGGATGCTCTACTCAAG ACTTTGCCCGTGGAGACCGCGATCACGGAAGTGCGTGGGCTGCGCAAAAGGCTTCAGGAATTGCTGAAACAGCTGCAAGACACCTCCAAGACCTATATG GAGCACCTCGCTATGCTGGTGGCCGGCAATGAAGAGAGAGAGAAGATAGCGCCGCGCTCTGTGTACGAGCAGAGGGACGACCTGGCGACCTTCAATGGCGTCAACTAG
- the LOC123868729 gene encoding splicing factor 3A subunit 1 codes for MPSIDVMAPPGQTLDDVPEEPQAPPPPVIGIIYPPPEVRNIVDKTASFVARNGPEFEARIRQNELGNPKFNFLNSGDPYHAYYQHKVKEIREGKGTDTIVPSPAGPPLQRPGLAPAQAARQQELLKAAAPIEPPPPRDPPPEFEFIADPPSISALELDIVKLTAQFVARNGRQFLTDLMKKEERNHQFDFLRPQHSLFQYFTRLLEQYTKVLLPPKELVSKLSGEIRSGVLEQARSRAAWHSHQARRKAADEARIEKERLAYASIDWHDFVVVETVDYPAGEPGDFPPPTTPLEVGARVLAQERGEDIVQANEEDDTEMQLESDTESDSDEDLAEMEDRTQQQQRPDDNRVQDMEEDSSSSEDEGPPEPPRIPSEEAPLPPRPDRVVVKKYDPKRARPQQTPASEEWLVSPITGEKIPANKVADHVRIGLLDPRWLEQRDRAAAERSDRDEALAPGAAIEASLKQLAERRTDIFGVGDEETAIGKKIGEEEKRRDERVTWDGHTSSVEAATRAARAHITLEDQIQQIHKVKGLLPDEEKEKIGPKPVLPSGRGSNMPRAPPAPPRAAPQPQPVLLQPIPPLMVIPPMAPRPPLIPTPVGAPFGFGVAGVPGGVAGVPLPPPPEDDEPASKRARTEDALEPEKAWLAAHPGVAPLQVVLPSLPDRADWRLDGRTLQLSLSLATSVSELKNIVQRATNMPTAKQKLQYEGLFFKDTNTLAYYNVPPGALLQLQVKERGGRKK; via the exons ATGCCTTCCATCGATGTGATGGCCCCTCCGGGGCAAACTCTCGACGATGTGCCGGAGGAGCCCCAAGCGCCTCCGCCGCCAGTTATTGGCATCATATACCCACCACCAGAAGTCAGAA ATATTGTTGACAAGACAGCGAGCTTCGTAGCTCGCAACGGGCCAGAGTTTGAGGCTCGCATTCGGCAGAATGAACTCGGCAACCCAAAGTTCAACTTCCTCAACTCTGGGGACCCCTACCATGCATACTATCAGCATAAGGTCAAGGAGATCAGAGAAGGGAAAG GAACAGATACAATTGTCCCCAGCCCGGCTGGGCCTCCGCTGCAGCGGCCCGGCCTAGCGCCGGCACAAGCTGCCAGACAGCAGGAACTCCTTAAAGCTGCAGCTCCCATAGAGCCCCCTCCCCCTCGCGACCCCCCGCCGGAGTTCGAGTTCATCGCCGACCCCCCATCCATATCAGCACTAGAGCTCGACATCGTCAAACTAACCGCTCAATTCGTGGCTAGGAATGGACGACAATTCTTAACTGATCTAATGAAAAAAGAAGAACGAAACCATCAATTTGATTTCCTGCGCCCACAGCACTCTTTGTTTCAATACTTCACGCGACTTTTGGAACAGTACACGAAAGTTTTGCTTCCACCAAAAGAATTAGTCTCGAAATTGAGTGGAGAAATACGCAGCGGTGTTCTAGAACAAGCTCGGAGCAGAGCAGCGTGGCACTCTCACCAGGCGAGGCGCAAGGCTGCTGATGAGGCGAGGATCGAGAAGGAAAGGCTGGCGTATGCGTCTATCGATTGGCACGACTTTGTAGTTGTGGAGACAGTAGACTACCCTGCAGGGGAACCGGGTGATTTCCCGCCGCCGACGACGCCTTTAGAGGTTGGCGCAAGAGTGCTAGCTCAAGAGCGTGGAGAGGATATTGTACAAGCAAATGAAGAAGATGATACAGAAATGCAATTGGAGTCTGATACTGAGTCGGATTCGGATGAAGATCTAGCTGAGATGGAGGATAGGACTCAACAACAGCAAAGACCTGACGATAATCGTGTTCAGGATATGGAGGAAGATAGCTCGTCGTCTGAGGACGAAGGCCCTCCAGAACCGCCGAGGATACCTAGCGAGGAAGCACCGTTGCCGCCTCGACCAGATCGCGTGGTCGTTAAGAAGTACGATCCTAAACGCGCGCGGCCTCAGCAGACCCCTGCGAGCGAGGAATGGCTCGTGTCTCCGATCACTGGAGAGAAGATCCCAGCTAATAAGGTCGCGGATCACGTAAGGATAGGGCTGCTGGACCCTCGCTGGTTGGAGCAGCGGGACCGCGCCGCGGCGGAGAGGTCCGACCGCGACGAGGCACTCGCTCCAGGCGCTGCTATTGAAGCCTCGCTGAAACAG CTCGCCGAGCGTCGTACGGACATTTTCGGCGTGGGCGACGAAGAGACGGCCATCGGTAAGAAGATCGGCGAGGAGGAGAAGCGTCGCGACGAGCGCGTGACGTGGGACGGACACACGTCCAGCGTGGAGGCCGCCACGCGCGCTGCCAGGGCGCACATCACCCTGGAGGACCAGATCCAGCAGATACACAAG GTCAAAGGTCTGCTGCCAGATGAAGAGAAGGAGAAGATCGGGCCGAAGCCGGTGCTGCCCTCTGGCCGCGGCTCCAACAtgccgcgcgcgccgcccgcgccgccgcgcgctGCACCTCAGCCGCAGCCGGTGCTTTTGCAGCCCATACCGCCGCTCATG GTAATACCCCCCATGGCGCCGAGGCCCCCTCTGATACCGACGCCTGTGGGAGCCCCCTTCGGGTTCGGGGTGGCGGGGGTGCCGGGCGGCGTGGCGGGCGTGCCGCTGCCCCCTCCGCCGGAGGACGACGAGCCCGCGTCCAAGAGGGCGCGCACCGAGGACGCGCTGGAGCCCGAGAAGGCCTGGCTCGCGGCACACCCCGGCGTAGCGCCACTGCAG GTGGTGTTACCATCTCTGCCGGATCGCGCGGACTGGCGACTGGATGGCCGAACACTGCAGCTATCCCTTTCCCTCGCGACTTCCGTGTCCGAACTCAAGAACATCGTGCAACGCGCCACCAACATGCCCACGGCCAAACAGAAGCTGCAATACGAG GGGTTGTTCTTCAAAGACACCAACACCTTGGCGTACTACAACGTGCCGCCCGGCGCCCTGCTGCAGCTGCAAGTGAAGGAGCGCGGTGGGCGGAAGAAGTAG
- the LOC123868740 gene encoding xylulose kinase: MLDETRKKTFLGFDFSTQRLKAVVIDEDYVVQQEADVDFDVELPEFRTAGGVLRGEHGEVTAPPLLWVKALDMVMDKLIVAGVEFANVEALSGAAQQHGSVWWAKGAEDRLANLSSEQFLHSQLASAFVVDSPVWMDCSTSADCRALEEAVGGAEELARITGSRAYERFTGPQIRKLHRTRLRAYSATERISLVSSFACSLFAGKVAPLDLSDGSGMNLLDIHHKTWCEEALKACGDETLADKLGAPVPSASVVGTISDYYVQRYGFKPDCKVVAFTGDNCSALAGLRLRAGWVGLSLGTSDTLLLGLQSPAAPSAGHVLVGPTSAPYMALLCFANGSLTRQAHRDRLAGPSWGAFDDLLRATVRGNMGYMGIYYDTAEIVPRAKPLRRLVDANGRPVEKLASQFEARALLEGQALARRAHAEDMGFTLEAGSRVVATGGASVNTALLQIFADVFNTPVYVQDSHANAALLGAAVRAAEVWSEHTGISLNGSEPTVSPVAKPYPDAERIYAPMLRRYRDMLKDIPALH; the protein is encoded by the exons ATGCTTGACGAAACtcgaaaaaaaacttttttgggATTTGATTTTAGCACTCAAAGG ttaaaaGCGGTGGTCATAGATGAAGACTATGTTGTCCAACAAGAAGCTGATGTTGACTTTGATGTCGAATTACCagaatttag GACAGCGGGCGGGGTGCTCCGCGGGGAGCACGGCGAGGTGACGGCGCCGCCGCTGTTGTGGGTGAAAGCCCTGGACATGGTGATGGACAAACTCATTGTGGCTGGTGTAGAATTTGCTAACGTCGAAGCCTTGTCAGGGGCTGCTCAG CAACACGGCTCAGTGTGGTGGGCGAAGGGTGCAGAGGACAGGTTAGCCAACCTATCATCAGAGCAGTTCCTGCACTCGCAGCTAGCATCAGCATTTGTGGTGGACTCCCCCGTGTGGATGGACTGCAGCACCTCTGCCGATTGCCGCGCTTTGGAGGAGGCTGTGGGCGGTGCTGAG GAACTAGCAAGGATAACCGGCTCTCGAGCGTACGAGCGTTTCACGGGCCCGCAAATCCGCAAGCTGCACCGCACGCGGCTCCGCGCGTACAGCGCCACGGAGAGGATCTCGCTGGTGTCCTCCTTCGCGTGCTCGCTGTTCGCGGGCAAAGTGGCGCCCCTCGACTTGTCCGACGGATCTGGCATGAATCTCCTCGATATACACCATAAGACATGGTGCGAAGAAGCTTTAAAG GCGTGCGGGGACGAGACGCTAGCAGACAAGCTCGGCGCGCCGGTACCCAGTGCCTCAGTGGTGGGCACGATATCGGACTACTACGTGCAACGTTATGGGTTCAAACCCGACTGCAAAGTCGTCGCCTTCACCGGCGACAACTGCTCTGCGCTCGCTG GGCTCCGCCTGCGCGCTGGCTGGGTGGGGCTGAGCCTGGGCACGAGCGACACCTTGCTGCTGGGTCTGCAGAGCCCTGCGGCGCCGTCCGCGGGGCACGTGCTCGTGGGGCCCACCAGCGCCCCCTACATGGCGCTGCTGTGCTTCGCAAACGGCTCGCTCACGCGGCAGGCTCACCGGGACCGCCTGGCGGGGCCGAGCTGGGGCGCCTTCGACGACCTGCTGCGAGCCACCGTCAGAGGCAACATGGGCTATATGG gtatttactaCGACACGGCAGAAATAGTGCCGCGAGCCAAACCCTTGCGTCGACTAGTGGACGCTAACGGTCGACCGGTAGAAAAGCTTGCTTCACAGTTTGAAGCAAGAGCTTTGCTAGAAGGCCAGGCGCTCGCCAGGAGGGCGCACGCTGAGGACATGGGATTCACACTAG AGGCCGGGTCGCGTGTGGTGGCGACGGGCGGCGCGTCCGTCAACACGGCCCTTCTGCAGATCTTTGCCGACGTGTTCAACACACCCGTCTACGTGCAG GACTCGCACGCCAATGCCGCCTTGCTGGGCGCCGCGGTCCGCGCCGCCGAAGTGTGGAGTGAGCATACTGGAATTTCACTTAACG GCTCTGAGCCGACGGTGTCGCCGGTGGCGAAGCCCTACCCCGACGCGGAGCGCATCTACGCGCCCATGCTCAGGCGATACAGAGACATGCTCAAAGACATTCCTGCGCTACACTAG